In the Pseudomonas sp. ADAK2 genome, one interval contains:
- a CDS encoding DUF3565 domain-containing protein, with amino-acid sequence METALLAAISMGRDLLQKNIERPSLAKQSPESEHNPDRRIAMKPSTVTGFHQDEDGHWVAELSCGHTQNLRHQPPWQSRAWVQDPVQRIEKIGQPFDCGWCAQGSVSDNLGD; translated from the coding sequence ATGGAGACAGCCTTATTGGCGGCGATCAGCATGGGGCGAGACCTTTTGCAGAAGAATATAGAAAGACCCAGTTTAGCGAAGCAATCGCCCGAAAGCGAACACAACCCGGACAGACGGATTGCCATGAAACCCTCAACGGTCACAGGCTTCCATCAGGACGAGGACGGCCATTGGGTCGCCGAGCTTTCCTGTGGCCACACCCAAAACCTGCGCCATCAGCCGCCATGGCAATCCCGGGCCTGGGTCCAGGACCCGGTGCAGCGTATTGAAAAAATAGGCCAGCCCTTTGATTGCGGTTGGTGCGCACAAGGCTCGGTTAGCGATAACCTTGGCGACTGA
- a CDS encoding NADH:flavin oxidoreductase has product MPVKALFKPFHLGSLELPTRVVMAPMTRSFSPGGVPNSKVIEYYRRRAAGGVGLIITEGTTVGHKASNGYPNVPHFYGEAALAGWKKVVDAVHAEGGKIVPQLWHVGSVRRIGTEPDASVPGYGPSEKLKDGQVVVHGMTKQDIQDVIAAFAQSAKDAQSIGMDGVEIHGAHGYLVDQFFWEGTNQRTDEYGGSLANRSRFAIELIQAVRAAVGEGFPIIFRFSQWKQQDYTARLVQTPEALGEFLKPLSDAGVDIFHCSTRRFWEPEFDGSELNLAGWTRKLTGKPTITVGSVGLDGEFLQFMVNTDKVAQPASLEKLLERLNNDEFDLVAVGRALLVDPDWAQKVRDGREEDILPFSREALMTLV; this is encoded by the coding sequence ATGCCTGTCAAAGCCCTGTTCAAACCGTTCCACCTCGGCAGCCTCGAACTGCCGACCCGCGTCGTCATGGCGCCGATGACTCGTTCTTTCTCCCCGGGCGGCGTACCGAACTCCAAAGTGATCGAGTACTACCGCCGCCGCGCCGCTGGTGGCGTGGGCCTGATCATCACCGAAGGCACCACCGTCGGCCACAAGGCCTCCAACGGCTACCCGAACGTGCCGCATTTCTACGGTGAAGCCGCGCTGGCCGGCTGGAAGAAAGTCGTCGACGCCGTACACGCCGAAGGCGGCAAGATCGTTCCGCAGCTGTGGCACGTGGGCAGTGTGCGTCGCATCGGCACTGAGCCGGATGCCAGCGTTCCGGGTTACGGCCCATCGGAAAAATTGAAGGACGGTCAGGTCGTGGTTCACGGCATGACCAAACAGGATATCCAGGACGTGATCGCTGCGTTCGCGCAGTCTGCCAAAGACGCGCAAAGCATCGGCATGGACGGCGTGGAAATCCACGGCGCCCACGGCTATCTGGTGGACCAGTTCTTCTGGGAAGGCACCAACCAGCGCACCGACGAATATGGCGGCAGCCTGGCTAACCGTTCGCGTTTCGCCATCGAATTGATCCAGGCCGTGCGTGCGGCGGTGGGCGAAGGCTTCCCGATCATCTTCCGTTTCTCCCAGTGGAAGCAGCAGGACTACACCGCGCGTCTGGTACAAACCCCGGAAGCGTTGGGCGAATTTCTCAAGCCGTTGTCCGACGCCGGCGTGGACATTTTCCACTGCTCGACGCGGCGTTTCTGGGAGCCGGAGTTCGACGGTTCCGAACTCAACCTGGCTGGCTGGACCCGCAAGCTCACCGGCAAGCCGACCATCACCGTGGGCAGCGTTGGCCTGGATGGCGAGTTCCTGCAGTTCATGGTCAACACCGACAAGGTCGCTCAACCGGCCAGTCTGGAAAAACTGCTGGAGCGTTTGAATAACGATGAGTTCGACCTGGTGGCCGTAGGTCGTGCGCTGCTGGTGGACCCGGACTGGGCGCAGAAAGTGCGCGATGGTCGGGAGGAAGACATCCTGCCGTTCAGCCGTGAGGCGTTGATGACGCTGGTTTAA
- a CDS encoding amino acid ABC transporter ATP-binding protein, whose product MISITGLNKWYGNFHALRDVDLNVAAGEILVVCGPSGSGKSTMIRCINHLENFQKGHIQVNGITLTSEAESVSAVRREIGMVFQSFNLFPHLSVMDNLTLAPQLVQGVSSAEAKKRALVYLERVRIAEHAHKYPSQLSGGQQQRVAIARALCMNPKVMLFDEPTSALDPEMVHEVLDVMGELATDGMTMICVTHEMGFASKVADRVLFMDQGQVIEQATPADFFNNPQTERAQKFLSQIIGH is encoded by the coding sequence ATGATTTCGATCACCGGCCTGAACAAGTGGTACGGCAATTTTCACGCCTTGCGTGACGTCGACCTGAACGTGGCCGCCGGGGAAATCCTCGTGGTGTGCGGGCCGTCGGGTTCGGGCAAATCGACGATGATCCGCTGCATCAATCACCTGGAAAACTTCCAGAAAGGCCACATCCAGGTCAACGGCATCACCCTCACCAGCGAGGCGGAAAGTGTCAGCGCGGTGCGCCGGGAAATCGGCATGGTGTTCCAGAGCTTCAACCTGTTCCCGCACCTAAGCGTGATGGACAACCTGACCCTGGCGCCGCAATTGGTGCAAGGCGTGTCGTCCGCCGAGGCTAAAAAACGCGCGCTGGTTTACCTCGAGCGCGTGCGGATTGCCGAGCACGCCCACAAATATCCGTCGCAATTGTCCGGCGGCCAGCAACAGCGCGTAGCGATTGCCCGGGCGCTGTGCATGAACCCAAAAGTGATGCTGTTCGATGAGCCGACCTCGGCGCTGGACCCGGAAATGGTCCACGAAGTGCTCGACGTCATGGGCGAACTGGCCACCGACGGCATGACCATGATTTGCGTGACCCACGAAATGGGTTTTGCCAGCAAAGTCGCCGACCGCGTGCTGTTCATGGACCAGGGCCAGGTCATCGAACAAGCCACCCCGGCCGATTTTTTCAACAACCCCCAGACCGAACGCGCGCAGAAATTCCTCTCGCAAATCATCGGTCACTGA
- the cysZ gene encoding sulfate transporter CysZ produces MPAPVLSGPQYLREGLKLVLSPGLRLFVLLPLAINLVLFVGLIYLAGHQFSMWVDTLMPSLPDWLSFLSYILWPIFVVLVGFMVFFTFTMLANVIAAPFNGFLAEKVEVVVRGTDDFPAFSWGELIEMIPRTLAREMRKLGYFLPRALGLFILSFIPVVNIIAAPLWLLFGVWMMAIQYIDYPADNHKLGWNEMLAWLRQKRWQSMSFGGIVYLVLLIPVVNILMMPAAVAGATLFWVRERGAENLVPQRAAS; encoded by the coding sequence ATGCCCGCCCCTGTTCTGTCCGGCCCGCAATACCTGCGCGAAGGCCTCAAGCTGGTCCTGAGTCCGGGCCTGCGTTTGTTCGTCCTGTTGCCGCTGGCAATCAACCTGGTGCTGTTCGTCGGATTGATTTATCTCGCTGGGCATCAGTTCAGCATGTGGGTCGATACGCTGATGCCATCCCTGCCCGACTGGCTGAGTTTCCTCAGCTACATCCTCTGGCCGATTTTCGTGGTGCTGGTGGGATTCATGGTGTTCTTCACCTTCACCATGCTCGCCAACGTCATCGCCGCGCCGTTCAACGGCTTTCTCGCGGAAAAGGTCGAAGTGGTGGTGCGTGGCACCGACGATTTCCCGGCCTTCAGTTGGGGCGAGCTGATCGAAATGATCCCCCGGACCCTGGCCCGGGAAATGCGCAAACTCGGCTACTTCCTGCCGCGGGCGCTCGGCCTGTTCATTCTCTCGTTCATCCCGGTGGTCAACATCATCGCGGCGCCGTTGTGGCTGCTGTTCGGCGTATGGATGATGGCGATCCAGTACATCGACTACCCGGCGGACAACCACAAACTCGGCTGGAACGAGATGCTCGCCTGGCTGCGCCAGAAGCGCTGGCAGAGCATGAGTTTTGGCGGGATCGTCTATCTGGTGCTGCTGATTCCCGTGGTCAACATCCTGATGATGCCGGCCGCCGTGGCGGGTGCGACGCTGTTCTGGGTGCGTGAACGTGGCGCGGAAAACCTGGTGCCCCAGCGCGCGGCGTCATAA
- a CDS encoding FKBP-type peptidyl-prolyl cis-trans isomerase — translation MLIAANKAVSIDYTLTNDAGEVIDSSAGGAPLVYLQGAGNIIPGLEKALEGKTVGDELTVAVEPEDAYGEYAAELVSTLSRSMFEGVDELEVGMQFHASAPDGQMQIVTIRDLDGDDVTVDGNHPLAGQRLNFQVKIIDIRDASQEEIAHGHVHGEGGHHH, via the coding sequence ATGCTGATCGCCGCCAATAAGGCTGTCTCCATCGACTATACCCTGACCAACGACGCTGGTGAGGTCATCGACAGCTCCGCCGGCGGCGCGCCGCTGGTTTACCTGCAAGGCGCAGGTAACATCATCCCGGGCCTGGAAAAAGCTCTGGAAGGCAAAACCGTCGGTGACGAACTGACCGTCGCCGTTGAACCTGAAGATGCCTACGGCGAATACGCTGCCGAACTGGTCAGCACCCTGAGCCGCAGCATGTTCGAAGGCGTCGACGAACTGGAAGTGGGCATGCAGTTCCACGCTTCCGCGCCGGACGGCCAGATGCAAATTGTCACCATCCGCGACCTGGACGGCGACGACGTCACCGTCGACGGCAACCACCCGTTGGCCGGTCAGCGCCTGAATTTCCAGGTCAAGATCATCGACATCCGTGACGCCAGCCAGGAAGAAATCGCTCATGGTCACGTCCATGGCGAAGGTGGCCATCACCACTGA
- a CDS encoding glutathione peroxidase, producing the protein MSAFHDLKLTALDGQELPLAPFKGQVVLVVNVASKCGLTPQYAALENLYQQFKDKGFSVLGLPCNQFAGQEPGTEQEIQEFCSLNYGVSFPLSSKLEVNGHERHQLYRLLAGEGAEFPGDITWNFEKFLLGKDGRVLARFSPRTAPDDPTIVHAIEKALS; encoded by the coding sequence ATGAGTGCTTTCCACGACCTTAAATTGACAGCCCTGGATGGTCAGGAGCTACCTCTGGCGCCCTTCAAGGGGCAAGTCGTGCTGGTGGTCAACGTTGCCTCCAAATGTGGATTGACCCCACAGTACGCGGCACTTGAAAACCTCTATCAGCAATTCAAGGATAAAGGTTTCAGCGTGCTGGGCTTGCCGTGCAACCAGTTTGCCGGACAGGAACCGGGCACCGAGCAAGAGATCCAGGAATTCTGCAGCCTCAACTATGGCGTGAGCTTTCCGTTGTCCAGCAAGTTGGAAGTCAACGGTCATGAGCGTCATCAGCTGTACCGTTTGCTGGCAGGCGAGGGCGCGGAGTTTCCGGGGGACATCACCTGGAACTTCGAGAAATTCCTGCTCGGTAAGGACGGCCGCGTACTGGCGCGTTTTTCGCCGCGCACCGCACCGGATGATCCGACGATTGTTCATGCGATTGAAAAAGCGCTGAGCTGA
- the trxB gene encoding thioredoxin-disulfide reductase, with amino-acid sequence MSEVRHSRVIILGSGPAGYSAAVYAARANLKPLLITGMQAGGQLTTTTEVDNWPGDVHGLTGPALMERMKEHAERFETEIVFDHINAVDFAAKPYTLTGDSATYTCDALIIATGASARYLGLPSEEAFMGKGVSACATCDGFFYRNKPVAVVGGGNTAVEEALYLANIASTVTLIHRRETFRAEKILIDKLNARVAEGKIILKLNSNLDEVLGDNMGVTGARLKNNDGSFDELTVDGVFIAIGHTPNTSLFEGQLTLKDGYLVVHGGREGNATATNLEGIFAAGDVADHVYRQAITSAGAGCMAALDAERYLDDLQNAKF; translated from the coding sequence ATGTCTGAAGTCCGTCATTCGCGAGTGATTATTCTTGGTTCCGGCCCTGCCGGTTACAGCGCCGCAGTCTATGCCGCCCGTGCCAACCTCAAGCCACTGCTGATCACTGGCATGCAGGCTGGCGGTCAACTGACCACCACCACCGAAGTCGACAACTGGCCGGGCGACGTCCACGGCCTGACCGGCCCGGCGCTGATGGAGCGGATGAAAGAGCACGCCGAACGCTTTGAAACCGAGATCGTCTTCGATCACATCAATGCCGTGGACTTCGCCGCCAAGCCGTACACCCTGACCGGCGACAGCGCGACCTACACCTGCGACGCCCTGATCATCGCCACCGGCGCCAGCGCTCGTTACCTGGGCCTGCCGTCGGAAGAAGCGTTCATGGGCAAAGGCGTTTCGGCCTGCGCGACCTGCGATGGTTTCTTCTATCGCAACAAGCCAGTGGCTGTGGTTGGTGGCGGTAACACTGCCGTTGAAGAAGCGCTGTACCTGGCCAACATCGCCAGCACCGTGACCCTGATCCACCGTCGCGAAACGTTCCGCGCCGAGAAGATCCTGATCGACAAGCTCAACGCCCGGGTTGCCGAAGGCAAGATCATCCTCAAGTTGAACTCGAACCTGGACGAAGTCCTGGGCGACAACATGGGCGTGACCGGTGCTCGCCTGAAGAACAACGACGGCAGCTTTGACGAACTGACCGTGGACGGCGTGTTCATCGCCATCGGCCACACCCCGAACACGTCGCTGTTCGAAGGCCAACTGACGTTGAAAGACGGCTACCTGGTGGTGCATGGCGGCCGTGAAGGCAACGCCACTGCCACCAACCTGGAAGGTATCTTCGCCGCCGGCGACGTGGCGGACCACGTTTACCGCCAGGCCATCACCTCGGCCGGCGCTGGTTGCATGGCGGCACTGGATGCCGAGCGCTACCTCGACGACCTGCAGAACGCCAAGTTCTGA
- a CDS encoding glycosyltransferase family 4 protein, translating into MASADTEVMTTALHITLITETFPPEINGVAHTLGRLCDGLRARGHQVELVRPRQGSDRQLGSDDALLLCRGWPLPGYPGLQWGQSSMHKLLRRWKRHRPDVLYIATEGPLGLSALRAARRLGISVVSGFHTNFQQYSSQYGLGLLTRLLTHYLRWFHNRSTLTLVPSISQRLELERRQFERLALLSRGVDSQLFHPAKRLDALREQWGLADDDIAVIHVGRLAPEKNLGLLKRSFDALKNTYPQRNLKLIVVGDGPLRVALEKTLPEAIFCGSQRGEALASHYASGDVFLFPSLTETFGNVVLEALASGLGVVAYDMAAAGQHIRHGYNGVLAMPGDEEAFCEAARWLLEERETLRCVRLNARQHASRQGWAAIIEQFEGQLRGACVQEQPLPGAPLLP; encoded by the coding sequence ATGGCCTCAGCCGACACTGAGGTCATGACGACAGCTCTGCATATCACCCTGATCACCGAAACCTTCCCTCCTGAAATCAATGGCGTGGCCCATACCCTTGGCCGCTTGTGCGATGGATTGCGCGCGCGCGGGCATCAGGTCGAGCTGGTTCGACCGCGCCAGGGCAGTGATCGGCAGTTGGGCAGTGACGACGCATTGCTGCTGTGCCGCGGCTGGCCGCTGCCGGGTTATCCGGGGTTGCAGTGGGGTCAGTCGTCGATGCACAAGTTGCTGCGGCGCTGGAAACGCCATCGCCCCGACGTGCTGTACATCGCCACTGAAGGGCCGTTGGGGTTGTCGGCCTTGCGTGCCGCGCGGCGCCTGGGGATTTCGGTGGTCAGCGGCTTTCACACCAACTTCCAGCAGTACTCGAGCCAGTACGGGCTCGGCCTGCTGACGCGGCTGTTGACCCACTACCTGCGCTGGTTTCACAACCGCTCGACCCTCACCCTGGTGCCCAGCATCAGTCAGCGTCTGGAGCTGGAACGTCGGCAGTTCGAGCGCCTGGCGCTGTTGTCCCGGGGTGTCGACAGCCAACTGTTTCACCCGGCCAAACGCCTCGACGCACTGCGTGAGCAGTGGGGTCTGGCTGACGATGACATTGCCGTGATCCATGTCGGACGCCTGGCACCGGAGAAAAACCTGGGCTTGCTCAAGCGCAGCTTCGACGCACTGAAAAACACTTATCCACAGCGAAACCTGAAGCTGATCGTGGTCGGCGACGGGCCGCTGCGGGTGGCGTTGGAGAAGACCTTGCCCGAGGCGATCTTCTGCGGTTCACAGCGCGGCGAAGCCTTGGCCAGTCACTATGCATCAGGGGATGTCTTTCTGTTTCCGAGCCTGACCGAGACCTTCGGCAATGTGGTGCTTGAGGCGCTGGCCTCGGGGCTGGGCGTGGTGGCCTACGATATGGCGGCTGCGGGTCAGCACATTCGCCATGGCTACAACGGCGTATTGGCGATGCCGGGGGATGAGGAGGCGTTCTGCGAGGCGGCGCGGTGGTTGCTGGAGGAACGGGAAACCTTGCGTTGCGTGCGGCTGAATGCGCGCCAGCATGCGAGTCGTCAGGGGTGGGCGGCGATTATCGAGCAGTTTGAGGGGCAGTTGCGCGGGGCTTGTGTGCAAGAGCAACCATTGCCTGGTGCACCTTTATTGCCGTGA
- a CDS encoding NAD(P)/FAD-dependent oxidoreductase, translated as MSFPTTWYSQTSLPRAARPALNSDETCDVCIIGAGIAGLTAALELTRRGKRVIILEANQVAWGASGRNGGVVSPGWAEGSGAIRKKLGLEQTKALFWMSAEGVEIVRDNITELALAGCAPSAGTIRVKRYDDGAEVKNHIETMRRDFGYELNFLDTAQVRERAHTLRYFQGVEDPNALHFHPLNYCLGLALAIEAAGGRIFEHSKMLAWQHQGADKIVRTAHGTVCCQDLVFCAGGYGGPELQKLSRAYLPIATYVVLTEHLGDGIKNVLDSGAAFSDDRRASDYYRVVEGDRLLWGGRITTRNEQDEKALAAMLKADMVSVYPQLAAVKIDLAWSGLMGYSTNKMPNLGLLEPGVWACTSFGGHGLNTGSIGGRVIAEAVCGESARYELFKPYLLDWNGGPFGKIAANAIYQSLKVMDFVQERLRG; from the coding sequence ATGTCCTTTCCAACCACCTGGTACTCCCAAACCTCGCTGCCGCGCGCAGCCAGGCCAGCATTGAACAGTGATGAAACCTGCGACGTCTGCATCATCGGCGCCGGTATCGCCGGCCTCACGGCCGCCCTGGAACTGACCCGGCGCGGCAAACGGGTGATCATCCTCGAAGCCAACCAAGTGGCCTGGGGCGCGTCCGGGCGCAATGGCGGCGTGGTCTCGCCGGGCTGGGCGGAAGGCTCCGGCGCGATCCGCAAAAAACTCGGGTTGGAACAGACCAAGGCGTTGTTCTGGATGTCGGCCGAAGGCGTGGAGATCGTCCGCGACAACATCACCGAACTGGCTCTAGCCGGGTGCGCGCCGTCCGCCGGTACCATTCGGGTCAAGCGTTACGACGACGGCGCCGAAGTGAAAAACCACATCGAGACCATGCGCCGGGACTTCGGCTATGAACTCAATTTTCTCGACACCGCCCAGGTGCGCGAACGGGCGCACACCCTGCGTTACTTCCAGGGTGTCGAAGACCCCAACGCCCTGCATTTCCACCCCTTGAATTATTGCCTGGGCCTGGCCCTCGCCATCGAAGCGGCGGGGGGACGGATTTTCGAACACTCGAAAATGCTCGCCTGGCAGCACCAGGGCGCCGACAAAATCGTCCGAACCGCTCACGGCACCGTATGCTGCCAGGACCTGGTGTTCTGCGCCGGCGGCTACGGCGGCCCGGAATTGCAGAAGCTCAGCCGCGCCTACCTGCCCATCGCCACGTACGTGGTGCTGACCGAACACCTGGGCGACGGGATCAAGAACGTCCTCGACTCCGGCGCCGCGTTCTCCGATGACCGCCGCGCTTCGGACTATTACCGCGTGGTCGAAGGCGATCGCCTGCTCTGGGGCGGGCGCATCACCACCCGCAACGAACAGGATGAAAAAGCCCTGGCGGCGATGCTCAAGGCCGACATGGTCTCGGTCTATCCACAATTGGCTGCGGTCAAGATTGACCTGGCCTGGTCCGGCCTGATGGGCTACTCCACCAATAAAATGCCTAACCTGGGACTGCTGGAGCCGGGTGTATGGGCCTGCACTTCATTTGGTGGACACGGCTTGAACACCGGCTCCATTGGCGGCCGGGTGATCGCTGAAGCGGTGTGCGGAGAAAGTGCGCGGTATGAGCTGTTCAAGCCGTATCTGCTGGACTGGAACGGTGGCCCGTTCGGGAAGATTGCTGCCAATGCGATCTATCAGTCGTTGAAGGTCATGGATTTTGTTCAGGAGCGGTTGCGCGGCTGA
- the pta gene encoding phosphate acetyltransferase, with the protein MQTFFIAPTDFGVGLTSISLGLVRTLERAGLKVGFFKPIAQPHPGDTGPERSTELVARTHGLKPPQPLGLAHVERMLGDGQLDELLEEIITLYQQAAVGKDVLVVEGMVPTRSASYAARVNLHLAKSLDADVILVSAPESEALTELSGRVELQAQLFGGPKDPKVLGVILNKVKTDESMEAFASRLKEHSPLLRTGDFRLLGCIPFQPELNAPRTRDVADLMGAQILNAGDYETRRMTKIIICARTMRNTVELLKPGVLVVTPGDRDDIILAVSLAAMNGVPLAGLLLTSDTLPDPRIMDLCRGALQAGLPVLSVSTGSYDTANQLNGLNKEIPIDDRERAEIITDFVASHLDAKWLHQRCGTPREMRLSPAVFRYQLIQRAQAANKRIVLPEGSEPLTVQAAAICQARGIARCVLLAKPADVEAVARAQGIELPPGLEILDPDLIRGNYIEPMVALRKSKSLNAPMAEQQLEDTVVIGTMMLALDEVDGLVSGVIHSTANTIRPALQLIKTAPGCTLVSSVFFMLFPEEVLVYGDCVMNPHPSASELAEIALQSADSAAAFGITPRVAMISYSSGESASGEEVEKVREATLLAHEQQNSLLIDGPLQYDAAANETVARQLAPNSQVAGRATVFVFPDLNTGNTTHKAVQRSADCVSLGPMLQGLRKPVNDLPRGAQVDDIVYTIALTAIQAANRPMDL; encoded by the coding sequence ATGCAAACTTTTTTTATCGCGCCCACCGATTTTGGTGTGGGTCTGACCTCCATCAGCCTCGGGCTGGTGCGCACCCTTGAGCGAGCCGGCCTCAAAGTCGGCTTTTTCAAACCGATTGCCCAGCCGCATCCGGGCGACACCGGCCCTGAGCGCTCCACTGAACTGGTGGCGCGCACTCACGGCCTCAAGCCGCCGCAACCCCTGGGCCTGGCCCACGTGGAGCGCATGCTTGGCGACGGACAGCTGGACGAATTGCTCGAAGAAATCATCACCCTCTATCAGCAAGCGGCCGTCGGCAAAGACGTGCTGGTGGTCGAAGGCATGGTCCCGACCCGCAGTGCCAGCTACGCCGCACGGGTCAATCTGCACTTGGCCAAAAGCCTCGATGCCGACGTGATCCTGGTCTCGGCACCGGAAAGCGAAGCCCTGACCGAACTGTCCGGCCGGGTGGAATTGCAGGCGCAATTGTTCGGCGGGCCAAAAGACCCGAAAGTCCTCGGCGTGATCCTCAACAAGGTCAAGACCGACGAAAGCATGGAGGCCTTCGCCTCGCGCCTGAAGGAGCATTCGCCGTTGCTGCGTACCGGCGATTTCCGCCTGCTCGGCTGCATCCCATTCCAGCCGGAACTGAATGCACCGCGCACCCGCGACGTGGCGGACCTGATGGGCGCGCAGATTCTCAATGCCGGCGACTACGAAACCCGGCGCATGACCAAAATCATCATCTGCGCCCGCACCATGCGCAACACCGTGGAACTGCTCAAGCCCGGCGTGCTGGTGGTGACTCCCGGCGACCGTGACGACATCATCCTCGCCGTCAGCCTCGCCGCCATGAACGGCGTGCCCCTGGCCGGCCTGTTGCTGACCAGCGACACCCTGCCCGACCCACGGATCATGGACCTCTGTCGCGGCGCCTTGCAGGCCGGCCTGCCGGTGTTGTCGGTGAGCACCGGCTCCTACGACACCGCCAACCAGTTGAATGGCCTGAACAAGGAAATCCCGATCGATGATCGCGAGCGAGCGGAGATCATCACCGACTTCGTCGCCAGCCACCTCGACGCCAAATGGCTGCACCAGCGTTGCGGCACGCCACGGGAAATGCGCCTGTCACCGGCGGTTTTCCGCTATCAATTGATCCAGCGCGCCCAGGCCGCCAACAAACGCATCGTCTTGCCCGAAGGCAGCGAGCCGCTGACCGTGCAAGCCGCGGCGATCTGTCAGGCGCGCGGCATCGCCCGATGCGTGTTGCTGGCCAAACCGGCCGACGTCGAAGCCGTCGCCCGCGCCCAAGGCATCGAGTTGCCGCCGGGCCTGGAGATTCTCGACCCGGACCTGATTCGCGGTAACTACATCGAACCAATGGTGGCCCTGCGCAAGAGCAAAAGCCTCAACGCGCCGATGGCCGAGCAGCAACTGGAAGACACCGTGGTGATCGGCACCATGATGCTGGCGCTGGATGAAGTCGATGGCCTGGTGTCCGGGGTCATTCACTCCACCGCCAACACCATCCGCCCGGCCCTGCAGCTGATTAAAACGGCGCCGGGCTGCACCCTGGTGTCGTCGGTGTTCTTCATGCTCTTCCCCGAGGAAGTGCTGGTCTACGGCGACTGCGTGATGAACCCGCACCCGAGCGCCAGCGAACTGGCCGAGATTGCGCTGCAAAGCGCCGACTCGGCCGCCGCGTTCGGCATCACTCCACGCGTAGCGATGATCAGTTACTCCAGCGGTGAATCTGCCAGCGGCGAAGAAGTCGAGAAAGTCCGTGAAGCGACGTTGCTCGCCCACGAACAACAGAACTCGCTGCTGATCGACGGCCCGTTGCAGTACGACGCCGCCGCCAACGAAACCGTGGCCCGGCAACTGGCGCCGAACAGTCAGGTGGCCGGTCGCGCCACGGTGTTTGTGTTCCCCGACCTGAACACCGGCAACACCACTCACAAAGCCGTGCAGCGCAGCGCCGATTGCGTCAGCCTCGGCCCGATGCTGCAAGGCTTGCGCAAACCGGTGAACGACCTGCCGCGCGGCGCGCAAGTCGATGACATCGTCTACACCATCGCGTTGACCGCGATTCAAGCTGCCAACCGACCTATGGATCTTTAA
- a CDS encoding transporter substrate-binding domain-containing protein has product MLSRKHALTLAATLSLLFVGAANAGAVLDKIESSKTLTVATSATWPPQGFINDKNEIDGFDIDVSKEIAKRLGVAVKFITPDWDVITAGKWNGRWDVSVGSMTATKSRSRILDFPGTYYYVPYVFAVHDKSKVTDHKALNGKTIGVEGGTTSEDYLSQALAIETTDVPPVVYDVKTEKMKTYSGSVGPLDDLRLGDGTRLDAILTQRSTLDAAVKKGYPLRAADNAVAFYEPLAIATDKGDPELSAKLSEIVGAMHKDGTLTKLSDKWYGVDYSTIK; this is encoded by the coding sequence ATGCTCAGTAGAAAACATGCACTGACCCTCGCTGCCACCCTGTCGCTGTTGTTCGTCGGCGCCGCCAATGCCGGCGCGGTCCTGGACAAGATCGAGAGCAGCAAGACCCTGACCGTCGCGACCTCGGCGACCTGGCCACCCCAGGGTTTCATCAACGACAAGAATGAAATCGACGGTTTCGATATCGACGTCTCCAAAGAGATCGCCAAGCGCCTCGGGGTCGCAGTCAAGTTCATCACGCCGGACTGGGACGTGATCACCGCCGGTAAGTGGAACGGACGCTGGGACGTGTCCGTGGGCTCGATGACCGCCACCAAGAGTCGCTCGCGCATCCTCGATTTCCCCGGCACCTATTACTACGTGCCCTACGTCTTTGCCGTGCACGACAAATCCAAAGTCACCGACCACAAAGCGCTGAACGGCAAAACCATCGGCGTCGAAGGCGGCACCACGTCCGAGGACTATTTGAGCCAGGCGCTGGCCATTGAAACCACAGACGTGCCGCCGGTGGTGTATGACGTCAAAACCGAAAAAATGAAGACCTACTCCGGCTCCGTCGGCCCGCTGGACGATCTACGCCTGGGCGACGGCACGCGGCTGGATGCGATCCTCACCCAACGCAGCACCCTGGACGCGGCCGTCAAGAAAGGCTACCCGCTGCGCGCCGCCGACAACGCCGTGGCGTTCTACGAACCACTGGCCATTGCCACCGACAAGGGTGACCCGGAGCTGAGCGCCAAACTCAGTGAAATCGTGGGCGCGATGCACAAGGACGGCACGCTGACCAAGCTCTCTGACAAGTGGTACGGCGTCGATTATTCGACCATCAAGTAA